In Lolium rigidum isolate FL_2022 chromosome 7, APGP_CSIRO_Lrig_0.1, whole genome shotgun sequence, the DNA window CTTGTGTTTTCTTGCTCTGTCTTCGAGCGGATTTACTGCAGATGGTGCCGCGGCTGTTCCTGACAGCGTGTGCGACGGCAAGTGCAAGAAGCGGTGCTCGCAGAAGGTGGCCGGGCGGTGCATGGGCCTGTGCAAGATGTGCTGCGGCAGGTGCGCCGGCTGCGTGCCGTCGGGGCCGTTCGCCAGCAAGGACGAGTGCCCCTGCTACAGGGACATGAAATCCCCCAAGAGCGGCCGCCCAAAGTGCCCTTAGATCCACTAGGAACTGGATGGTGCTTCTCCCCAGCTAGTGATAGTGACGAGTGCCGTGAGTTGGAGGTAGGGATTAGCGAGCTTTGTTCTGAATAAGTAGTGTTAGATCCGGTCGAGGAGAAGTCCCTTCTCGCATCCTGTGTCCTGGAACTTCGCAATTCTTCTGTGTGTTGTTTGGTGCAGAGTCTGCTGACTATGGTACTCGAAATGTCATCGACATTGCTCTAGGTGGGCGATTGCTGAAGAAGATTCGATGGCTCAGCGACATACTTTCTGTTGGGGGGCTGCACCTCGCAGCCCcaacttcttcttcctctgaACTCTCTCTTGTCTCTCTTGTATTTCTCACACAAGAActcacagcacacacacacactagcCAAGGAAGAAGAACACAAAGGTTTTGCCTGGACACTTCCTTGATTTCCACCGTGACTACATTTCTCTCTTTCTCATTCATCAATATGCAGATTACAGTGTCCTATATATACACTGACACACGCACGGCCGGGTGCCACACCGGccactaagggtgtgtttggtagcctgggccaAGGGAGAATAGCTATTTGTACTCATACAAGCTGACCCTAACTAAGCTAAGCTCAGATTTTTTCACATGTTTGGTAGGTCGTGTTGGTTGAGACATGCTGAGTGCATCACTTGTTTGGAGGGCTGCATGGGGTGAGATATGCTGAGGAGGTCTAAGATTTGCACAAAAACCCctgaacataaaaataaaaagcaatcagaTCCCTGCAtacaaaataaaaagcaatcagaTTCCTGTTtacaaaataaaaagcaatcgggtccctgtaAAAAACGCAATCGGGTCCCCGGCGAGGAAACTCCCGCGAGGATGCTCCGGCGAGCGAGCTCCGTGGCGCGCGCGAGGCCGTGGCCGGCCATCGCGGCGGCCGTCCGTGGCTGGCCGCCGCGGCGCCGTCCGtggccggcggccgcggcgctgTCCGTGGCTGGCCGTCGCGGGGCTGTCCGTGGCTGGCCGTCGCGGCGCTGTCCGTGGCTAGCCGCCGCGGCACTGGTCGTGGCTGGCCGTCTCGGTGGAGCCTTGGCGAGGGAGCTCCGGTGGTTGGTCGCGTGTGCTCTGTGGCGAAGAAATTTCGGTCGCGTGTGCTCTGGCGAGGGAGCTCTGGTGGCGAAGGATCTCTGCTGACCGTGGCTGTCCCAGGCGAGGGAGCTCCGGCGTGAAGGTGCGGGTTGCGGGGCGGCCGTCCGCGTCGTCCGGCGTTGAGGCGGTGGCGTCCGGCGTcgaggaggcggcgcagaggCCGGCGTGAAGAGCGGGGCGAGTTTGGAGCGAGAGCGGTTAGGGGGGGGGAATGAGCAAGTCTAGTCCTGACCCCTGTTGGATTTTGGCCCAGCAACGGGGCGCGGGGGTTTTTTTCGGGCGAGGTCAGCCCTGCCCAGGTGCGAAGCTCGATTTCAGCTTCTCTACCGGGCAGGGCTGAGAGGCCTTTTCCGGGTGAGTTGGGCAGTGCCCACATGGGAGAGCCGACCTACCAAACAGCCAAAATCTCAGAAATCTGTGTTGAGATGAGAATTGCTGGGTCGGCCaaacctaccaaacacaccctaactcCACGATGCACGCACACGCACACCACTAACAGCTAGCCTAATCTTCTCCTGAAATCTCTCTAGACTCCAATTGACCCGGCCACACATGCACATGCAGCTAGCTAATAGATCGACTCGCTCATGCACCATGCTCACCCTACAGTCAGCATCTCACCATGTATGTCTCGCTGAAACTCCGTCGGCTTCGTACGCGTCGCACATAACACCTTGCCAGACTGCTACAAACTGCTACCGAGAACACACCTTCTATCTACATGCAAATGAACTAGACAAATGCAGATACATACCAAGATTAAAAGTTAACACTTTCTTGAGGAGTGCATAAATCTGCTGATTTCTCCAAATCTcgcagggcgcgtttggtagtggGTGCTCCAACAATTTTCGGTCCGTTTGGCTGCTTGGGTGCACTCGCGTTCAtctcttcaaatcaacacaaacatagttCGAATCGaaataagttgtacatgaaaaagatgcgcGTCGATGAGGCGAATCAATTTCCATAATCGGTTTTGAGTTTTTTCGGTCGTAAATCATCAATTTTGTGTATGAAGTTGAGAGCGAATTTTGCTAAATTcgtcgcacacgctcaaccgtttgaaatttactttaaggagtaggttcacctcaccattccgcatgactttcatgttgacaggTTTTTGTTTCGGTGTACATACACGAATAGATAAATAACTCGCTAATATATTggaatgtgtatgtatgtgtgagTATAGTTTGGAGCACTCTTGCTCAACTTCTTGCTTGCCATGTTCATCGACAGCGATGTGATGATGGTGTGTGAGAAGTCAGCATGTATTTGGGCTTGCTCGTGGGTGCCGGCTACCTCACCACCTCTGTTCGCTTGAGGTGTGCGGGTGGTCGCTAGTTGTTCGTTTAATTCCTTCAAATTAAGCGTCGTCCGCTGTGCCCACCAACACCCGCCAACGTCATCACACAGTAGTAGACAGGAGCTCATCTTCCGCTAGATCTCCGTACCGCTCAGCTCCCCATAGGTTTTGCCGAATATCTCTGGCTTCCCAAAGACATTGCCGGCCGCCGGTTGCTCCCCATGGATCTAACCGGGACTCTTTTGCTTGAGGAGCGGCGGCTTGGCCGAGGAAGATGAGTGGAAGGAGGGGGCTCGGCGGCTTGGCCGGGGAAGGGGATCGGAGGGAGGGGCAACTGACGGATGGAGAACTCGCCGACTCCATGGAGCTTCGATGCAGAGGGGGTGAGCAGAGGGGGCGGACTTTCGCCGGCCATGACGCCCGTCGCCAATGCCTTGAAGCGGTGAAGCCTCGATGAATCGCTACAATCGAAGCGGCATGTCGGCGGTAGCGGACGCGCCGCCACTGCCCATCATTAATTTTCCTTTGACCGTGGGCCTTAACTTACGGGAATTAACTGGGCTGGGCTGGTGGCGCCGTGGACAGCCCGTGACCACTTACATGCCTAGTGAGAAGTGAgaagtgataatccatggtgcAGGTGGCTTGGTGATGTTCGTCTTTTTGGTCGGCGACGTGATGATGCGTGTGACCGGCGTGAtcaacggtgtcatggtggtattcAGCTTCGTCGTCGACGACATGGCTATGCTTGTGACGAGCGTGAACGGTGGTGTCAtgtgtcttcgtggtcggcgacgtggtgatgcttgtgaccggcgtgaacgatggtgccatggtggtcttcatctttGTGGTCGGCAACGTGtttatgcttgtgaccggcgtaacCGACGGTATCATGGTGCTCTTCGTCTTCGTTGTCGGTGACGTGGTGATGGTTTTGACTGGTGTGAccggcggtgccatggtggtatCTTCCTTCGTGATCGCCCACGTGTCGAAGCTTGTGCACGGCGCTGTGAAGTTTTATGATAGGTGAGGAGATGAGAGGTAAAAATGGTGAGGCTAAAGCTGGACTCGTATGAAAGCAAATACACTGAGCCTTACAATTCTGCTGGCCCAAAAACTTTAACCCAAACTACCAAACAACAGCCTAAATTTATACCGTGACTCGTCTGGAATAAGATGGAATAAGATGGAACAAGATGAGGATTATAGAGaattaccgccggcgcgctcctgggctggtgcgccggcaatgcttcGTAGGCCTGGCCGAGTTAGGGGGAGGTgttgccaggaaatagcgccggcgcgtcgtgccagctggtgcgccggcagtgggaaggcatcgccggcgcggcgattttctggtgcgccggcaaccagttccaccggcgcatgcctatggtggtgcgccggcaccacttgcctccacctataggcttttccctagtaatGGCTGTGCCTTCACTCCTCTAGAAGATCTGCAGTTCTCCACTAGATAGTGGGCCGTATGTTCTTAACCGGCTGCCATGTTTTTGTGCCGTGCCCTCGTGGGCTTCATTTAATATGGGTCGAGCAGTCTCGGTGCAAATCTGCGTCGTAAATTCAAACGGCAGCATTCTGGGTACCACTATAAAAAGGGAAGCTTTCCAAAGGTCACATGGGCAACCACGTGATGACGTGTGGCACGTTGGCCGGACTCGTCGATCGCATTCGGCCGCGTACATACGCGCCTCCGGATGGCACCCGCCGGGTATGGAGGCGGGTATGCCACCTCCATACCCGCCCCGCCCACCTCTCCCCGTCACCACCACCCGCCTCCATACCCGCCGGCGGGTCAAGAACTCCACCATACCCGACCCGTGACGGCAGCCCCGGCCCTATGTATTTTGGTGCCCTTGGGCGACGCAAAAAAAGGGCCCTTTCAAAACGATATGTAGTATAACTAGATATATATAAACTCTCAGTTTGTTCGCATATTACAGTGAAAAATTTATAAAATGGCAGCAAAATATAAAATGTATTTTGCACTAGTTTCATTACCTCAAATAAAGACCAAATTACCATGAGTACTTCAATGCTTCTCCAAAAAGCTTCTCCGCGCATTCCTCGATGCAAAATCATTGATAATTGTTTCAAGATCAATGTTTTCCAAGATATCCTTCTCAATACAACATGTAGCCAAGCCATTCAATCTATCTTGTAACATAGTTGACCTCAAACAATTTTTTAGTAGCTTCAGCTTAGAGAAACTTCTTTCAGCTCGAGGCTACGATCACAGTGTATAGTCAAGAGGATGCGATATGCAACCGACACATTTGGATAGCAATCAGCAGTTGTAACGAACTGAAGAATCTCAAGCGCCGACAAATCATCCGGCAATGTTACTTGGAGAACCTTTAACTCGAAACAAAATCATCAAGATCAACATCACACGCCTTATTATGAGTAAAAGTTTGTGCAAAAGTAGTGCAATTATTTTGCGATTACTATCATCCAAGGACTTCAGATTTTTTGAGTTGAATAAGAAACCAAACACCTTTGCAAATGCGTTCAACTGCTCAAACCGATCCTCCAGTGAAGCAATTGCAGCAtcaacaactacaagaaagtaattaactcCGAAGGATTCAATAGCCGATAGTTGtagttcttcctcatcatcattgaTTTCATCAAAATGCCTCTTCCTTTTACTTTGACGTTTTATACGAAATATTGGTTCTATGCCCATACCCGATGCAATGACTTTCGCACTCTCAATACTCTTATCGAACCCATTATCTCTCGAAGGTTTTGAAGAATGAAATTACCCCTTCAATGTGTTTGATAGTagcatcaatgcacacaattttttCCTGTAACTTTTTGCTCACCatgtttacaacaaataaaatatCATGCCAAATAACCATGCCAACTAATGTTTCAAATTTCTCAAGGGCACTGACCAAACCTTGAGCATCACTTACTCGCGGTCGGATCATCAGTAGAAACCTTCGCCAATTCCTTCAAAGCTGATATTATCTGCGGAGTTTGGCACTTTATAGGCTGCACACTTTTTATCCGACTCTCCCAACGAGTATTAGATAAAGGTTTGACAGTTAGTTGGGGAACATTATCAAGCAAAATCTTCCACCTCTTAGTAGAGCGTGCAAACAATACATATATACGCTGGATAATACCGAAGAATGAAATAGCTTGCTCGCAAGATTTTGCCATATCACAGAGAGTGAGATTCAAACTATGACATGCACATGGCATATATAATGCTTTCGGGTTAACTAAAAGCAAACGATTCTGGACACCTTGATTTTTTCCCTTCATGTTGGAACCATTATCATAACCTTGCCCTCTCACATTAGCAACATCCAAATCAAGAGAATCAAGTATATCCAGCAGTACATTAAAAAGCCCCAAACCTGATGTGTCATCAACCTTCAAGAACTCTAGGAAAAACTCTTCCACTCTCGGAATGTTACTTGATAGGTTGACACAACGCACAATGAGTGTCATTTGCTCTTCATGACTAACATCCGGGGTACAGTCCAAGATAACAGAGAAGTACTTTGCATCCTTGATGATCTTTAAGATAACCTTTTTCACGGCATCGGCGAGGAGGGAGATCAACTCATTCTGAATACGGTGGCCAAGATAATGATGATGAATTTCATTATTTTGAATGCGCCTAATATGTTCTTGCATCACAGGATCAAATTCAGCAATCATTTCAATAGTGCCTAGAAAATTGCCATTACTATCATGATACAACTTCTCAATTGATCCTCGAAATGCCAAATTACGTTTTGCAAGAAACTTGACTGCTGAAATTATTCTTTGCAATACCTGTCTCCAACGCTCCTTTTCCTTTGCAATCTCTCGTTGCATATCAGCATCAATCGTTTTATTTTTGCTCAATCTCGACCTTAGTTCATTCCATGTATTCATGTTTGTAAAATGCTCGACGCTTCTCTCATGTTCTTTGAGTCTCGGACTAAGACGCTTCCAATCACTCAAACCATCAAATGCTAGCAAAGAGTACTTGGTCTGATTTGATTTGAACAACTTGCAGCAAAAACAATAAACTTTGTCCACCTCTTTTGAGTAAACCAACCATTTTCGGTCAACAAACTCATTGTTAGCTAACTTTCTGAAGTAATAATCATAAGAAAAATGTCTACCATCGGCATTCTTACGGAATTGTAGATCCGGTTCTTTGAGAGGCTCCTTTTCAATCAATACTAGATTTatagtgcgccttggcgcacgatcccgtgaagccCATGTCAATGTTTATTTTGTTTTAGGTTTTACAAAAGTAATTTCTATGAACTATAATACCTTATTGAAATTTGACGTGTCTTTAAAATAAAAGCCTATGTTGAGTTAAATAAATGCATTTTGCTTTGCTATATCAAATAAATAACCATATTGAACATAATTAT includes these proteins:
- the LOC124669537 gene encoding peamaclein-like is translated as MKLLPVTVALLALFLVASYQDLTVAADGAAAVPDSVCDGKCKKRCSQKVAGRCMGLCKMCCGRCAGCVPSGPFASKDECPCYRDMKSPKSGRPKCP
- the LOC124672750 gene encoding uncharacterized protein LOC124672750, whose protein sequence is MDSNIFRIVSQYHQRLAGVTLPKIAQTKYSLLAFDGLSDWKRLSPRLKEHERSVEHFTNMNTWNELRSRLSKNKTIDADMQREIAKEKERWRQVLQRIISAVKFLAKRNLAFRGSIEKLYHDSNDAVKKVILKIIKDAKYFSVILDCTPDVSHEEQMTLIVRCVNLSSNIPRVEEFFLEFLKVDDTSGLGLFNVLLDILDSLDLDVANVRGQVVDAAIASLEDRFEQLNAFAKVLQVTLPDDLSALEILQFVTTADCYPNVSVAYRILLTIHCDRSLELKEVSLS